In the genome of Flaviflexus ciconiae, one region contains:
- the tmk gene encoding dTMP kinase, whose product MTGRFISFEGGDGSGKTTQIRKLAERIRQAGGDVVVTREPGGTDLGLKIRQALLHGEDLSPRTEALLYSADRAHHMATVVRPALERSATVITDRFMDSSIAYQGGARGLGIDTITKLNRWAVEDLVPDMTILLDLDPVIGAQRVGAKKDRLESAGDAFHAEVRQTFLDLAAKEPDRFVVVDASRTPEEISADIGTAYDRLR is encoded by the coding sequence GTGACCGGCCGCTTCATCTCCTTTGAAGGCGGTGACGGATCCGGGAAAACCACCCAGATTCGGAAGCTAGCAGAACGAATCCGGCAGGCAGGCGGCGACGTTGTTGTCACCCGCGAGCCGGGAGGTACCGACCTGGGGCTGAAGATCCGCCAGGCACTGCTTCACGGCGAAGATCTGTCCCCTCGGACGGAAGCTCTCCTCTATTCAGCCGACCGTGCGCACCACATGGCAACGGTTGTTCGCCCCGCCCTCGAGCGGAGCGCCACCGTGATCACCGATCGCTTCATGGACTCCTCGATCGCATACCAGGGCGGTGCCCGCGGACTCGGCATCGATACGATCACGAAACTCAACCGGTGGGCCGTGGAGGACCTTGTCCCGGACATGACGATCCTTCTTGACCTTGATCCCGTCATTGGTGCACAGCGCGTAGGAGCCAAAAAGGACCGGCTCGAATCCGCAGGCGACGCATTCCATGCGGAGGTCCGCCAGACCTTCCTCGACCTTGCCGCCAAAGAGCCAGACCGGTTCGTGGTCGTTGACGCAAGCAGGACACCCGAGGAGATCTCCGCAGACATCGGAACGGCCTATGACCGTCTTCGATGA
- a CDS encoding DNA polymerase III subunit delta', with amino-acid sequence MTVFDDLAGQEAAIEVLTRAATAARTGSAGMTHSWLITGPPGSGRSTAAKAFAAALQCTGEPVGCGECSGCRTVMSDSHPDVEILATEATTITVASVRELVSHAQSTPTVGAWRVMIIKEADRMVERTTNVLLKAIEEPPPRTVWILCTPSPRDVLTTIRSRCRGLNLVIPAAEKVADLLVRRDGIDPDAALIAAKAAQSHVGAAKALARDPGAGERRRENLRGAYGIRTAGHAALAAQALIDRSKVQAEAEGENRADREIAELRRTLGLAPDETIPPAMRSHFKQLESEHKKRETRRIRDAHDRALIDLLSLYRDVLVVQLEAGTDLVNVDFEKEIEDIAGSITADKTIAIMDEISLARERIGANVAPQLAIEAMMMVMRR; translated from the coding sequence ATGACCGTCTTCGATGACCTTGCAGGGCAGGAAGCGGCAATCGAAGTGCTGACTCGAGCCGCTACGGCTGCCCGCACCGGCAGCGCGGGAATGACGCACTCCTGGTTGATCACCGGGCCCCCCGGTTCGGGACGATCAACCGCCGCTAAGGCCTTCGCCGCTGCTCTCCAGTGCACCGGCGAGCCAGTGGGGTGCGGTGAGTGCTCGGGATGTCGGACAGTCATGTCCGATTCCCATCCGGATGTTGAAATTCTGGCCACAGAAGCAACGACCATCACCGTCGCATCGGTACGTGAACTCGTTTCCCACGCACAGTCAACACCGACGGTTGGCGCGTGGCGAGTCATGATCATCAAAGAGGCCGACCGCATGGTTGAGAGAACAACAAATGTTCTCCTCAAGGCAATTGAAGAGCCGCCGCCCCGTACCGTGTGGATTCTGTGCACACCATCGCCCCGCGATGTGCTGACAACAATTAGGTCAAGATGTCGGGGGCTCAATCTCGTGATCCCCGCGGCGGAAAAAGTTGCAGACCTGCTGGTGCGCCGTGACGGCATTGATCCTGACGCCGCCCTAATCGCCGCGAAAGCAGCTCAGTCCCACGTGGGGGCCGCGAAAGCCCTTGCGAGAGACCCCGGTGCGGGCGAGCGCAGACGAGAGAATCTTCGTGGCGCCTACGGGATTAGGACGGCAGGGCATGCGGCCCTAGCTGCGCAGGCACTCATCGACCGCTCGAAGGTCCAAGCGGAGGCTGAAGGTGAGAATCGTGCGGACCGCGAAATTGCGGAACTCCGCAGGACCCTGGGCCTGGCACCCGATGAAACCATTCCGCCAGCAATGAGAAGCCACTTTAAGCAACTGGAGTCCGAGCACAAGAAGCGAGAAACACGACGGATTCGCGACGCTCACGACCGCGCTCTCATCGATCTGCTATCTCTCTACCGGGACGTCCTTGTCGTACAGCTGGAGGCTGGCACCGATCTTGTGAATGTTGATTTCGAGAAGGAGATCGAAGACATCGCGGGATCGATCACGGCTGACAAAACGATTGCGATCATGGATGAAATCTCGCTGGCTCGTGAACGCATCGGAGCCAACGTTGCACCGCAGCTCGCTATCGAAGCGATGATGATGGTGATGAGGCGCTGA
- a CDS encoding methyltransferase: MLKLLELADRLCEDLAGYTESAVATALGPVGMAGIAREQRLPGICSVDRNPSRMALVAALFMLGGRLSLEEYEQVLPSIPLEEAIEAGLVTDSIRSCIAIRPVPVDDRHGGGELLIASDLGPLQGKAPSTDHVMPVGGATKTLASLTSFEAGQTVLDLGTGCGYHALLAAKAGAKVVTTDVSERALAFTKLNASLAGLEVETRLGSLYEPAPERFDRIVSNPPFVITPAKVRAMIGTFEYRDGGVEGDSLLQEAIVGTKDHLTEDGIAWMLGNWQVAADVTSGSFGEAWKQPVEEWLGDQKAWVVLRDAIDPAQYAEMWLRESQLTGSAYDSAYCVWLGESAKDTSIAFGYLTIAAEDGPQRLEDYRGPIADTFVDSTWAGLELAGASDQELLAMRLVSKAVLETRLHTPGQPDPWHISITAHGREIPVSAEVAGFLGASDGELTTGQIIAALAQLLSVPEDEMTEAVLPAVRELIGAGALVLGG; encoded by the coding sequence GTGTTGAAACTCCTAGAATTGGCTGATCGGCTCTGCGAGGATCTTGCTGGTTACACAGAATCGGCGGTCGCAACGGCCCTCGGCCCGGTTGGCATGGCCGGCATTGCGAGAGAGCAACGCCTCCCTGGAATCTGTTCCGTGGATCGCAATCCCAGCCGCATGGCACTCGTTGCCGCCCTGTTCATGCTCGGTGGGAGGCTCAGCTTGGAAGAGTATGAGCAGGTGCTCCCCTCAATCCCGCTCGAGGAAGCCATCGAAGCTGGCCTCGTCACTGACTCAATCCGATCCTGCATTGCTATCCGTCCCGTCCCGGTTGATGATCGGCACGGCGGAGGGGAACTCCTTATCGCCTCCGACCTCGGCCCTCTCCAAGGCAAGGCTCCCAGTACGGATCACGTCATGCCGGTGGGCGGGGCAACAAAGACCCTCGCCAGCCTGACCTCCTTCGAGGCGGGTCAGACAGTTCTCGACCTGGGAACCGGGTGTGGCTATCACGCGCTTCTTGCCGCCAAGGCGGGCGCCAAGGTCGTTACCACCGATGTCTCGGAGCGGGCGCTAGCGTTCACGAAGCTCAACGCCAGCCTCGCGGGGCTCGAGGTGGAGACCCGTCTCGGATCCCTCTACGAGCCAGCCCCCGAACGATTCGACCGGATCGTCTCCAACCCGCCCTTCGTTATTACGCCCGCCAAGGTCCGCGCCATGATCGGGACCTTCGAATATCGGGACGGCGGCGTGGAAGGTGATTCCCTCCTGCAGGAAGCAATCGTCGGCACCAAGGATCACCTCACCGAAGACGGAATAGCCTGGATGCTCGGCAACTGGCAGGTCGCAGCGGATGTGACAAGCGGAAGTTTCGGCGAAGCGTGGAAGCAACCGGTTGAGGAATGGCTGGGGGACCAGAAGGCCTGGGTAGTCCTTCGAGACGCTATTGACCCAGCCCAATACGCCGAGATGTGGTTGCGGGAAAGCCAGTTAACCGGCTCTGCCTACGATTCTGCCTACTGCGTTTGGCTCGGAGAGTCCGCCAAGGACACCTCAATCGCCTTTGGCTACCTGACGATCGCGGCAGAGGATGGGCCGCAGCGCCTCGAAGACTATCGCGGGCCGATTGCCGACACTTTTGTTGATTCAACATGGGCGGGGCTTGAGCTGGCGGGAGCCTCCGATCAGGAGTTGCTTGCCATGCGCCTGGTTTCGAAGGCTGTTCTCGAGACGCGGCTCCACACGCCGGGCCAACCCGACCCTTGGCACATCTCCATCACCGCCCACGGTCGGGAGATTCCCGTCAGTGCAGAAGTTGCAGGATTCCTGGGAGCAAGCGATGGGGAATTGACCACGGGACAGATCATTGCGGCACTTGCCCAGCTCCTGTCCGTCCCCGAAGACGAGATGACGGAAGCTGTTCTACCGGCCGTGAGAGAGTTGATTGGAGCTGGCGCCCTCGTCCTTGGCGGGTGA
- the topA gene encoding type I DNA topoisomerase, whose protein sequence is MTKLVIVESPAKARTIAAYLGSEFVVEASVGHIRDLAEPRELPADMKKGPYGRFAVNTEDGFDPYYIVDANKKKTVTELKKLLKDADELYLATDEDREGEAIAWHLLQVLNPKVPVKRMVFHEITREAIDRALENTREIDTQLVDAQESRRILDRLYGYEVSPVLWRKIGPGLSAGRVQSVATRLVVERERERMAFVSSNYWSVAVKVHGGEEGAEETFKARLTSVDDRPVAQGRDFGDDGKLNPAAIRKDVAVLDEESAKALAEALTGAHIGVLKVESKPSKRRPSPPFTTSTLQQEASRKLGLNSRQTMSQAQQLYENGFITYMRTDSVDLSKEAVSAARSQVKERYGDSYIPEKPRFYSKKAKGAQEAHEAIRPAGDKFRSPDQVKSALSGMQYKLYELIWKRTLASQMSDANLLTSSVQMSTEVQAAGFSKAGLSASGTVVTFPGYLAVYEEGKDKSRYEEKDGESRLPELSEGDIVDVVDPGAVAEGHETTPPPRFTDASLVRKLEELGIGRPSTYASTISVITDRGYVERRGQAMVPTWIAFSVIRLLEENLPGYVDYDFTAQMENSLDWIASGKTDRVAYLESFYHGDDDHKGLQHEVENLGEIDARALNTMSLGEGVDLRVGKYGPYIEKAIEDGDPLRANVPVELTPDELTLEKAKELLEKGKDDGRILGVHPDTGKEIVAKNGRFGPYVSEVLPEDSPKTAKPKTASLFKNMDLSTISLDQAVELLSLPRDVGPDAEGTMITAHNGKFGPYLKKGSDSRSLETEEQLLKITVEEAEAIFAQPKRRGRAAAAAPLKEFGEDPISKKPVVLKNGRFGHYVTDGEINASLRVADNIETISPERAFELLEMRREKLKNDPPKKSTRKAPAKKTTAAKKTTTTRKPAAKKTTTRRAPAKKATEESGS, encoded by the coding sequence GTGACCAAGCTTGTCATCGTGGAGTCTCCAGCCAAGGCCCGCACCATTGCGGCCTATCTTGGCTCGGAATTTGTGGTCGAAGCATCAGTCGGCCACATCCGGGACCTAGCGGAGCCACGGGAACTTCCTGCTGACATGAAGAAGGGGCCTTACGGGCGCTTCGCCGTCAACACGGAAGACGGATTCGACCCTTACTACATCGTTGACGCGAACAAGAAGAAGACAGTCACAGAGCTGAAGAAGCTCCTGAAAGACGCCGACGAACTCTATCTCGCAACGGATGAGGACCGGGAGGGCGAGGCAATCGCCTGGCACCTCCTGCAGGTCCTCAACCCGAAAGTTCCGGTCAAGCGCATGGTGTTCCACGAAATCACCCGCGAAGCAATTGACCGGGCCCTCGAGAACACCCGCGAGATCGACACGCAGCTCGTCGACGCACAAGAGTCCCGCCGAATCCTTGACCGGCTCTACGGCTACGAGGTCTCGCCGGTCCTCTGGCGGAAGATCGGTCCCGGCCTCTCCGCGGGCCGCGTACAGTCCGTCGCCACCCGCCTCGTCGTTGAGCGCGAACGCGAACGCATGGCGTTTGTGTCGTCCAACTACTGGTCCGTGGCCGTCAAAGTCCACGGCGGTGAAGAGGGCGCCGAAGAGACATTTAAGGCACGACTCACCAGCGTCGACGATCGTCCCGTTGCTCAGGGCCGCGACTTCGGTGACGATGGCAAACTCAACCCTGCCGCAATCCGCAAGGACGTAGCAGTCCTCGACGAAGAGAGTGCGAAGGCGCTCGCGGAAGCCCTGACGGGTGCACATATCGGTGTGCTCAAGGTCGAGTCGAAGCCCTCGAAGAGACGCCCGTCTCCGCCGTTCACCACATCGACGCTTCAGCAGGAAGCCTCTCGCAAGCTTGGACTCAACTCCCGTCAAACCATGAGCCAGGCCCAGCAACTATACGAGAACGGTTTCATTACCTACATGCGTACCGACTCCGTCGACCTATCGAAGGAAGCGGTTTCTGCGGCACGGTCCCAGGTGAAGGAACGCTACGGTGACTCCTACATCCCGGAAAAGCCCCGCTTCTATTCGAAGAAGGCGAAGGGCGCCCAAGAGGCCCACGAAGCAATCCGTCCGGCGGGCGATAAGTTCCGTAGCCCGGACCAGGTGAAGTCCGCCCTGTCCGGCATGCAGTACAAGCTATACGAGCTTATTTGGAAGCGCACCCTAGCGTCGCAGATGTCGGATGCAAACCTCCTGACATCGTCGGTACAGATGAGCACGGAAGTGCAGGCAGCGGGCTTCTCGAAGGCCGGCCTCTCGGCCTCCGGCACGGTCGTTACCTTCCCCGGCTACCTTGCCGTGTACGAGGAAGGTAAAGACAAGTCCCGGTATGAGGAGAAGGACGGAGAGTCCCGCCTGCCGGAGCTGTCCGAGGGCGACATTGTTGACGTTGTCGATCCCGGTGCGGTTGCCGAGGGTCACGAAACGACCCCGCCGCCCCGCTTTACGGATGCTTCGCTCGTCCGAAAGCTTGAGGAGCTTGGCATTGGTCGCCCCTCGACCTACGCCTCGACGATCTCGGTTATTACCGATCGCGGATACGTGGAGCGCCGCGGACAGGCCATGGTGCCCACGTGGATTGCCTTCTCCGTCATCCGTCTTCTCGAGGAGAACCTCCCCGGGTATGTTGACTACGACTTTACGGCCCAGATGGAGAATTCACTCGACTGGATCGCGAGCGGCAAGACCGATCGCGTTGCCTACCTGGAATCCTTCTACCACGGCGATGACGACCATAAGGGTCTTCAGCACGAGGTCGAGAACCTCGGCGAAATCGATGCTCGAGCCCTGAATACGATGAGCCTCGGTGAAGGTGTCGATTTGCGAGTCGGCAAGTACGGCCCCTACATCGAGAAGGCCATTGAAGACGGCGACCCGCTCCGCGCGAACGTTCCGGTTGAACTCACCCCGGATGAGCTCACGCTTGAGAAAGCGAAGGAGCTCCTGGAGAAGGGCAAGGATGACGGCCGGATCCTTGGCGTCCACCCCGATACCGGCAAGGAGATTGTCGCGAAGAACGGCCGTTTCGGCCCCTACGTCTCCGAGGTCCTCCCGGAGGACAGCCCGAAGACAGCGAAGCCGAAGACCGCATCCCTGTTTAAGAACATGGATCTCAGCACGATCTCTCTTGACCAGGCAGTTGAGCTCCTGTCGCTTCCCCGCGACGTCGGACCCGACGCCGAGGGCACGATGATTACCGCCCACAACGGAAAGTTCGGTCCCTACCTGAAGAAGGGAAGCGACTCCCGGAGCCTCGAAACCGAGGAGCAACTCCTCAAGATCACCGTTGAAGAGGCCGAGGCGATTTTTGCTCAGCCGAAGAGGCGCGGACGCGCCGCTGCCGCCGCTCCGCTCAAGGAGTTCGGCGAAGACCCGATCTCGAAGAAGCCCGTTGTTCTTAAGAACGGTCGCTTTGGTCACTACGTCACCGATGGTGAGATCAACGCATCACTGCGAGTAGCGGACAACATCGAGACGATCTCGCCCGAGCGAGCATTCGAGCTACTCGAAATGAGGCGCGAGAAGCTCAAGAATGATCCGCCAAAGAAGAGCACTCGTAAGGCACCCGCCAAGAAGACCACCGCGGCAAAAAAGACGACAACGACGCGGAAGCCTGCGGCGAAGAAGACCACAACTCGCAGGGCTCCTGCGAAGAAGGCCACGGAGGAGAGCGGGTCGTGA
- a CDS encoding MFS transporter encodes MTADSTLAPKDRNKVLVVLLSSLFMALVAVSIINVALPSIEKGLGASSTGLQWVLSGYSLTFGIVLVAAGRAGDLLGRERLFIAGVAVFGIFSLLAALAPTILVLNISRAFMGIGAGLMNPQTTGIIQQHYRGPERARAFGMFGAVVGVAVAIGPVLGGTIINIFPEGVGWRWTMGINVPLSIISIILALMWLPKTPRAQAVKHDLDPVGALLLGAAVLLFMLPFMMASDNRATWWFAPVGVILGIAWLAWEQHYRYSGRSPMVNLSLFRIRTFTLGSAMITVFFAGTTTIWVLIAQFVQNGAGESALVAGMVGLPSAVVSIYTSYIGGKLVVKHGRWLVVTGLLLNITGLCLAVWAAFAIVNGAPVWVLSLAVLPIGFGAGWITSPNQTLTLREVPTNHGGTAGGIMQTGQRIGTSVGTAAVTGLYFSHISSGHDVAFLWGYSLIALFMVLALCIALIDAVKGRGQDTV; translated from the coding sequence GTGACCGCTGATTCCACGCTCGCACCGAAGGACCGTAACAAAGTCCTCGTTGTCCTGCTTTCTTCGCTATTCATGGCGCTCGTCGCCGTGTCGATCATCAACGTTGCCCTCCCTTCGATTGAGAAGGGGCTCGGGGCTTCTTCAACGGGACTTCAGTGGGTGCTGTCCGGCTACTCCCTAACTTTTGGAATCGTTCTCGTTGCCGCCGGTCGAGCTGGCGACCTCCTCGGCCGCGAGCGCCTGTTTATTGCTGGCGTGGCCGTGTTCGGCATCTTTTCCCTCCTCGCGGCCCTCGCGCCAACGATCCTTGTTCTCAACATTTCCCGCGCCTTCATGGGAATTGGTGCAGGCCTCATGAACCCTCAAACCACCGGAATCATTCAGCAACACTATCGGGGGCCGGAGAGGGCGCGTGCCTTCGGCATGTTCGGCGCAGTTGTTGGTGTTGCCGTTGCTATTGGACCGGTTCTCGGCGGCACGATTATCAATATCTTTCCCGAAGGGGTGGGGTGGCGGTGGACAATGGGAATCAACGTTCCCCTGTCAATCATCTCCATTATTCTCGCCCTTATGTGGCTACCGAAGACGCCTCGCGCTCAGGCCGTGAAGCACGATCTCGATCCGGTTGGTGCGCTACTGCTCGGTGCGGCTGTCCTCTTGTTCATGCTTCCGTTCATGATGGCATCCGACAATCGCGCCACCTGGTGGTTCGCTCCAGTTGGTGTCATCCTCGGGATTGCCTGGCTTGCCTGGGAACAGCACTACCGTTATTCGGGGCGTTCCCCCATGGTTAATCTGTCCCTCTTCCGTATTCGCACCTTCACGCTGGGCTCGGCGATGATCACGGTCTTCTTCGCTGGTACCACAACCATCTGGGTCCTTATCGCGCAGTTTGTCCAGAACGGCGCCGGCGAGTCTGCGCTGGTTGCGGGAATGGTTGGCTTACCGTCAGCGGTGGTTTCGATCTACACCTCCTATATCGGAGGAAAGCTGGTCGTGAAGCACGGCCGCTGGCTCGTTGTCACTGGCCTGCTTCTGAACATTACGGGTCTCTGCCTCGCGGTGTGGGCGGCCTTTGCGATTGTTAATGGAGCGCCCGTCTGGGTCCTCTCCCTCGCCGTGCTCCCGATCGGGTTCGGGGCCGGCTGGATCACTTCACCAAACCAGACGCTAACGCTTCGAGAGGTTCCCACAAACCACGGCGGGACCGCGGGCGGGATCATGCAGACCGGTCAGCGCATCGGCACGTCAGTGGGCACGGCAGCCGTCACCGGCCTCTACTTCAGCCACATCTCATCCGGACACGATGTTGCGTTCCTCTGGGGTTACTCCCTCATTGCGCTTTTCATGGTTCTTGCCCTCTGCATTGCACTCATCGACGCCGTCAAGGGCAGGGGCCAGGACACCGTCTGA
- a CDS encoding anaerobic ribonucleoside-triphosphate reductase activating protein, whose protein sequence is MSVSVATDLSIAGHVPLSTVDWPGKLVSTVFLQGCPWACGYCQNTEILDPKTPGVVHWGDVVKHLDNRRGLLDGVVFTGGEALRQEALGHAIDDVKARGFLVGVHTAGPYPSRLERFIDRIDWVGLDIKALVGDYRSVVGYDQGARSWKCLDIVLESGVDYEIRTTVHPGSPAAVQFPELLSRLKEKGVTSFALQEARAIGTSETFQREAQAWDLKEWSKEFAGLAELATTAGFNSVEIRAA, encoded by the coding sequence ATGAGCGTCTCCGTTGCCACCGACCTGTCGATAGCGGGCCACGTTCCGCTATCGACAGTCGACTGGCCCGGCAAACTCGTCTCCACCGTATTCCTGCAGGGCTGCCCCTGGGCGTGCGGCTACTGCCAGAACACGGAAATACTGGACCCGAAAACGCCGGGAGTTGTTCACTGGGGTGATGTCGTGAAGCATCTGGATAACAGGCGAGGGTTGCTTGACGGCGTTGTTTTCACCGGAGGGGAAGCCCTGCGTCAAGAGGCGCTTGGCCACGCCATTGACGACGTCAAGGCGCGAGGCTTCCTTGTCGGCGTCCACACTGCAGGCCCATATCCGTCCAGGCTTGAACGGTTCATTGACCGGATTGACTGGGTGGGTCTCGACATTAAGGCCCTTGTTGGTGACTACAGGAGCGTTGTCGGCTACGACCAGGGCGCCAGATCCTGGAAGTGCCTCGACATAGTCCTAGAATCGGGAGTTGACTACGAGATCAGGACAACCGTCCACCCGGGTTCCCCCGCAGCTGTGCAATTCCCGGAGCTCCTTAGTCGGCTGAAGGAAAAGGGAGTGACGTCCTTTGCTCTCCAAGAGGCACGCGCAATTGGTACTTCGGAAACCTTCCAACGGGAGGCGCAAGCGTGGGATCTAAAGGAATGGTCAAAAGAATTTGCCGGCCTTGCTGAGCTGGCAACGACTGCCGGATTCAACTCGGTGGAAATCAGGGCGGCCTAG
- a CDS encoding alpha/beta hydrolase — protein MKRSIAALGSLFLFLGACSSSVPGEELSSDGSRDPGESTAPIPEGLEAFYEQEVTWEACEESGTINSECTEITVPLDYDDPDGETIEISVLKANATGEAQGSLFVNPGGPGSSGKDVAESATFYFNDPIIENYDIIGFDPRGVGDSAPVDCMPDDELGLVLDASYPDTDEGSAESLEDTKEIVQSCVDTSGDLLEHVSTIDAARDMDVMRAALGENKLDYFGFSYGTHLGGQYAELFPDNVGRMVLDGAVDPAISSLDSSYFQAVGFEKALTAYVEYCLEDGDCPLEGDTADEAKEFLQGQIEDSLENPLPTMIDDRSVTPGIYYTGIATTLYAEESWPYLTEALSMAIERGDGSLLLSFNDLMIGRDTMSGEFMDNSLEARWAINCIDYPADADEEAVAENDARLHEDAPTFAPYFEGGDVFCNEWPHTADEVPGPFVAEGSSEIIVIGTVGDPATPYEAAVSLAEQLDNGILLTWEGEGHVAYGTAGSCIDDAVDNYFVDGTIPEDGLTCPAN, from the coding sequence GTGAAACGCTCTATCGCCGCCCTCGGTTCTCTGTTCCTCTTCCTCGGCGCCTGCTCATCATCTGTGCCCGGTGAAGAGCTCTCCTCTGATGGGTCTAGAGACCCCGGGGAGTCAACGGCCCCGATTCCCGAGGGTCTCGAAGCCTTCTACGAACAGGAGGTGACGTGGGAGGCTTGCGAGGAATCCGGAACAATCAACTCGGAATGCACCGAAATCACGGTTCCCCTCGACTATGACGATCCCGATGGTGAAACGATCGAGATCTCTGTCCTGAAGGCAAACGCGACAGGCGAAGCTCAAGGCTCGCTGTTCGTTAACCCCGGTGGCCCTGGAAGCTCTGGTAAGGATGTGGCGGAGAGCGCGACTTTCTATTTCAATGATCCCATTATCGAGAATTACGACATCATTGGCTTTGATCCACGCGGAGTCGGCGACTCGGCACCGGTTGACTGCATGCCCGATGATGAGCTTGGCCTCGTGCTCGATGCGAGCTACCCGGACACTGACGAAGGCTCTGCGGAGTCGCTTGAAGACACGAAAGAAATCGTCCAGTCCTGTGTCGATACCTCGGGTGACCTCCTCGAGCACGTGTCAACGATCGACGCTGCCAGGGACATGGATGTCATGAGGGCGGCACTTGGAGAGAACAAGCTCGATTACTTCGGCTTCTCCTACGGCACCCATCTTGGTGGCCAGTACGCCGAGCTCTTCCCCGACAACGTGGGACGCATGGTTCTTGACGGAGCCGTTGACCCTGCGATTTCCTCTCTTGACTCCAGCTACTTCCAGGCGGTCGGCTTCGAAAAGGCGCTGACGGCCTACGTCGAATACTGCCTGGAGGACGGGGACTGCCCGCTGGAAGGCGACACTGCTGACGAGGCCAAGGAGTTCCTCCAGGGACAGATTGAGGACAGCCTCGAAAACCCACTTCCCACGATGATTGATGACCGCTCCGTGACCCCGGGAATTTACTACACCGGTATCGCCACCACTCTCTATGCCGAAGAGTCCTGGCCCTACCTCACGGAAGCTCTGAGCATGGCAATCGAGCGGGGTGACGGAAGCCTCCTTCTGTCATTTAATGACCTCATGATCGGACGTGACACCATGTCCGGTGAGTTTATGGACAACTCCCTGGAGGCGCGTTGGGCGATCAACTGCATTGACTACCCCGCCGATGCTGATGAAGAAGCCGTTGCGGAAAACGATGCTCGACTCCACGAAGATGCTCCGACATTCGCTCCCTACTTTGAGGGTGGAGATGTCTTTTGCAACGAATGGCCGCACACGGCCGATGAGGTCCCTGGACCGTTCGTAGCGGAAGGCTCCTCCGAGATTATTGTCATCGGAACCGTCGGCGACCCGGCAACCCCATACGAGGCTGCAGTCAGCCTGGCTGAGCAACTCGACAACGGCATCCTCCTGACCTGGGAAGGGGAGGGTCACGTCGCATACGGCACGGCTGGCTCCTGTATTGATGATGCAGTGGACAACTACTTCGTCGATGGGACAATCCCCGAAGACGGATTAACCTGCCCTGCCAACTAG